The DNA window GCGATGGTCACGAAATCCGAGGCATGTGCCTTCGTCTTGATATCGGCGGCGGTTAGCTTGGAGAAGTGCGGCATGATCTCGGTTTCAGCCGCTTCCTTGGCGGTGGCGACGAGAAAATCGATGTCCTGGCGGGTGACGGTCATTGCGAACTCCGGATTATCTTAAGGATGGAATGCACCCAAAGGACGACGGGAGCAAGACGGCAGGCGGGAACGCGCCCTTGCATTTTTCTTGGTTTAGCCCACCTTCTTCAACCGATTAGGGAGAAATGCCGTGCGGGCTCTCGGACACTTCATCGGCCCGTTCTGGCGGGCGGCCCTGACTTTCAATGCCGCCGACGGCTGGGCGATCGCCTCACATGTGGCGCTGTCCGCCCTGATGGCTCTCTTTCCCTTTCTGATTTTCTTGACCGCCATCGCCGCCTTCTTCGACCTCAGCGCGCTTTCGGCCACGGTGGTGGCTCTGATCTTCGAAAGCGTGCCGGCCAGCATCGCCGGTCCCATCGCCGGCGAGGTGAAGAACGTGCTGCTGGTGCCGCGTCGCGACGCGCTGACTTTCGGCGTGGCGCTGGCACTCTGGTTTGCCTCGTCCGGCGTCGAGGCGATGCGCGTCGGACTCAATCGCGCCTATGGCGTGGTCGAGAACCGCAATTTCATCCTGCTCAGGCTTGAGAGCATAGGCTTCGTGCTGCTGGGCACACTGACCTTCCTGACCATTGCCTTCCTGGTGGTGCTGGCGCCGGTGGCGTGGAACGGACTTGTTCACCTGTTGCCGGCGATCGAGAATTTCGTCTGGTCGCTGACATTGCTGCGTTTTGGCCTGACGTTGCTGATCGCCGGTGGCGGGCTACTGGCGGCCCATCTCTGGCTGCCGGCCGGTCGCCGCCGCGTCGGCGAGATCCTGCCCGGCATTGGGTTGACGCTGGCCGCCTGGATCGCCGGTGCCTACGGCTTCTCGCTCTATCTCTCCGATTTCGCCAACTATGCCTCAAC is part of the Pleomorphomonas sp. PLEO genome and encodes:
- a CDS encoding YihY/virulence factor BrkB family protein, which encodes MRALGHFIGPFWRAALTFNAADGWAIASHVALSALMALFPFLIFLTAIAAFFDLSALSATVVALIFESVPASIAGPIAGEVKNVLLVPRRDALTFGVALALWFASSGVEAMRVGLNRAYGVVENRNFILLRLESIGFVLLGTLTFLTIAFLVVLAPVAWNGLVHLLPAIENFVWSLTLLRFGLTLLIAGGGLLAAHLWLPAGRRRVGEILPGIGLTLAAWIAGAYGFSLYLSDFANYASTYAGLAGVMTAIIFLYLMALILLYGAMLNAALVERRKRNVKAASSDEPLTSPWP